GTTCCAGGCGATCGCTTCGGCCTTCGCCGGACAGGTTCAGTCCCTGCCGCCCAGGCCCGACCTGGCCTGGTTTGCTTCCACAGCGGGGCGGGCGCTCTATGCGCTGGGCCGCTACGAGCAGGCCTCCGATTGGCTGGAGCTGGCGCGCCGGGAAGCGGTGACCTCGCCGCAGGCCCAGGCCTCGGTGACGCTGCTCTGGCCCTACGCCTTGATGGCGGGCGACGGGGCGGCGGACTGGGACGGCAGCCTCATGGCCTGGTCGCTGGCCCGCAACGAGGGGGCGGGCGAACTGGCCGACATGCAGGCCCAACTGACCTCCAGCTTCCGGGCGCTGGGCATGGGTGGCCGGGTCGAGGCCGAGAGTCTCGCCCGCAAGCCTTACGGCTCGGGGGTGACCCCGGACTTCACCAACCTGCCGGCCTTGCGGGACGCCTCGTTGGCGGGCCGGCGCGGAGAGACGTTGCTGCTCGCCGCGCTCGCCCTCGGCCCCAACGGCACGCGCAAAGTTCATCCGCAGATCGCGGAGGCCGTGCTCCAGGCTCTGCGCGCCGTCGGGCTGCCGGCCGAAGCCCGCGCCCTCGCCATTGAGATGGCGCTGAACGCCGGCATCTGACGGGCGCTCAACGGTGGCCGGAAACCCCCACATCGAACGCTTCCTGGAGATGCTGATCTCCGAGCGGGGGGTCTCGGCCAACACGCATGAGGGCTACCGCCGCGATCTTGAGAACCTGGAGGCTTTCCTCGCCACACGGGGGCTGCCGCCCGAACAGGCGGATACCGAGGCGATCCGCTCCTTCCTGAAGCGCGAGAAGCAGGCGGGCATGGCCGCGCGCACCGTGGCGCGGCGTCTTTCGGCCCTGCGGCAGTTCTTTGGCTTCCTGCTCTCCGAGGAAGTCCGCGCCGACGACCCCATGAGCCTGATCGACAGCCCGCGCCAGGGCCGCTCGCTGCCCAAGGTCCTGAGCGAAGAGGAGGTCGAGGCGCTGTTGGAGGCCGCCCGCAACATGGAGGGCGCCAGGGGCGCGCGGCTTCTGGCGCTGCTGGAGCTGCTCTATGCCACCGGCCTGCGCGTCACGGAGTTGGTGACCCTGCCGGTCTCCTCGGCGGCCCGCGACCCGCGGATGCTGCTGGTGCGGGGCAAGGGCAACAAGGAGCGCATGGTGCCGCTCAGCGAGGCGGCGCGGCGCGCCCTGGCGGACTACCTGCCGCTGCGCCAGGCCTTCTTGGGCAAGCGCAAGTCCTCGCCCTATCTCTTCCCCTCCGCCTCTTCGGCCAAGGGGCACCTGACCCGCGACCGGGTCGCCCAGCTGCTAAAGCGTCTGGCGGGCGACGCCGGGATAGCGCCCGCGAAGGTCTCCCCCCACGATCTCCGCCACGCCTTCGCCAGCCACCTGCTGGCCCACGGCGCGGACCTGCGCGCGGTCCAGCAGATGCTGGGCCACGCCGACATCTCCACCACGCAGATCTACACCCACGTGCTGGATGAGCGTCTGCGCAGGCTGGTGGGCGATCATCATCCGCTCGCGAAGGGCTTGCTCGACGAGGGCTAGGCTTGCTATTCCCTGGGATCAGGATTCCGCGGCGCAGCATGCGCTGACTCTAATATTCCCTGAGGAGACCCTCATGAGCTTCACCACCGTCAAGGAGGCGCCCGCGCGTCTCAACCGCAGCGAACTCGCCGTGCCCGGCAGCAACCCGAAGCTCTTCGAGAAGGCGGCGGCCTCTGACGTCGATGTGGTTTTCCTGGACCTGGAGGACGCGGTCGCTCCCGACGAGAAGCCGCAGGCCCGCAAGAACGTCATCGAGGCCATCGGCGACGTGGACTGGGGCGAAAAGACCCTCTCGGTCCGGATCAACGGGCTGGACACGCACTACATGTACCGGGACGTGGTCGACCTGCTGGAACAGGCGAGCGAGCGCCTGGACCTCATCATGATCC
Above is a genomic segment from Limibacillus sp. containing:
- the xerD gene encoding site-specific tyrosine recombinase XerD, translated to MAGNPHIERFLEMLISERGVSANTHEGYRRDLENLEAFLATRGLPPEQADTEAIRSFLKREKQAGMAARTVARRLSALRQFFGFLLSEEVRADDPMSLIDSPRQGRSLPKVLSEEEVEALLEAARNMEGARGARLLALLELLYATGLRVTELVTLPVSSAARDPRMLLVRGKGNKERMVPLSEAARRALADYLPLRQAFLGKRKSSPYLFPSASSAKGHLTRDRVAQLLKRLAGDAGIAPAKVSPHDLRHAFASHLLAHGADLRAVQQMLGHADISTTQIYTHVLDERLRRLVGDHHPLAKGLLDEG